The Hypanus sabinus isolate sHypSab1 chromosome 1, sHypSab1.hap1, whole genome shotgun sequence genome contains a region encoding:
- the LOC132391934 gene encoding stanniocalcin-1-like, with protein MSHRSVVLAFLVFIQLGSWSAADEIAPQVEDQSDPTASRRTRLSAQNSAEIIRCLNNALHVGCGAFVCLENSTCDTDGMYDICRSFLYSAAKFDTQGKAFVKDSLKCIVNGITSKAFLTIRRCSAFQKMIADIQEDCYRKLDICTMAKRNTVAIAEVIQLPTRLKNRYYNKLLKSLLECDEETVNSIRENMMAGLGSHLSGFIHLLQSDRCLPSPHRGSFNSRSSTEHRKLRVFLRNLGSNEAPPQLVRKPASGENE; from the exons ATGTCGCACAGATCAGTTGTACTCGCCTTCCTCGTGTTCATTCAGCTCGGAAGCTGGTCGGCTGCGGATGAAATAGCTCCACAAGTTGAGGACCAGAGCGACCCAACGGCATCCCGAAGGACCAGACTGTCGGCGCAGAACTCAG CTGAAATCATCAGGTGCCTGAACAATGCTCTCCACGTGGGCTGCGGAGCATTTGTGTGCCTGGAGAATTCGACCTGCGACACTGACGGCATGTATGATATATGCAGGTCCTTTCTGTACAGTGCTGCTAAATTTGACACTCAG GGAAAAGCCTTCGTCAAGGACAGCTTAAAGTGCATTGTCAACGGGATCACATCCAAGGCCTTCTTAACCATTCGCCGATGCTCCGCCTTTCAAAAAATGATTGCTGACATTCAGGAGGACTGCTACAGGAAGCTGGACATCTGCACAATGGCAAAACGTAACACCGTGGCAATAGCAGAAGTGATTCAGCTCCCCACACGCTTGAAGAACAG GTATTACAACAAGCTACTGAAGAGCCTTCTGGAGTGTGACGAGGAAACCGTGAACAGCATAAGGGAGAATATGATGGCAGGGCTGGGCTCCCACCTCTCGGGTTTCATCCACCTGCTGCAGAGTGACCGCTGCCTGCCCTCACCCCACCGGGGCAGCTTCAACAGCCGCTCTTCCACCGAGCACCGAAAGCTCCGTGTCTTCCTGAGGAACCTCGGCAGTAATGAGGCTCCCCCTCAACTGGTCAGGAAGC